One window from the genome of Salvelinus namaycush isolate Seneca chromosome 19, SaNama_1.0, whole genome shotgun sequence encodes:
- the LOC120064166 gene encoding protein ABHD13-like has translation MEKPWRLWGSVERCALALASWSWGACRISLLALILTFHLYGGFFLLALILASVAGILYKFQDVLLYFPDQPSSSRLYVPLPIGIPHENVYIHTKDGVRLNLILLRYTGGDSLGKPGVAPGNASNPCSTAPPTILYFHGNAGNIGHRVPNALLMLVNLKANVVLVDYRGYGKSEGEPSEDGLYLDAQATLDYVMTRPDLDKTKVMLFGRSLGGAVAVRLASANPHRVAAIVVENTFLSIPHMAATLFSFLPMRLLPLLCYRNQFLSYRQVALCRMPSLFVSGLSDQLIPPVMMKQLYELSPARTKRLAIFPEGTHNDTWQCQGYFAALEQFVKDLMKSHAHEESVQSTASVTII, from the coding sequence ATGGAGAAGCCGTGGAGGCTGTGGGGCTCGGTGGAGCGCTGTGCCCTGGCCTTGGCCTCCTGGTCCTGGGGTGCCTGTCGCATCTCCCTCCTGGCCCTCATCCTCACCTTCCACCTCTATGGAGGCTTCTTCCTCCTGGCTCTCATCCTGGCCTCGGTGGCTGGCATTCTTTACAAGTTCCAGGACGTGCTGCTCTACTTCCCCGACCAGCCCTCCTCCTCCCGTCTATACGTGCCCTTGCCCATAGGCATCCCCCATGAGAATGTCTACATCCACACCAAGGACGGCGTGCGCCTCAATCTTATCTTGCTCCGCTACACCGGTGGAGACAGCCTGGGCAAACCCGGGGTCGCCCCCGGCAATGCATCTAACCCCTGCTCCACGGCCCCACCCACCATCCTCTATTTCCACGGCAATGCGGGCAACATCGGGCACCGGGTGCCCAACGCACTCCTGATGCTGGTGAACCTGAAGGCCAACGTGGTGCTGGTGGACTACCGGGGGTATGGGAAGAGTGAAGGTGAGCCAAGTGAGGATGGCCTGTACCTGGACGCACAGGCCACTCTGGACTATGTGATGACCCGGCCCGACCTAGACAAGACCAAGGTGATGCTGTTCGGCCGCTCTCTGGGGGGGGCGGTGGCGGTACGCCTGGCCTCGGCCAACCCTCACCGCGTGGCGGCCATCGTGGTAGAGAACACCTTCCTCAGCATCCCCCACATGGCCGCCACACTCTTCTCCTTCTTGCCAATGAGGCTACTGCCCCTATTGTGCTACCGGAACCAGTTCTTGTCCTACAGACAGGTGGCGCTGTGCCGGATGCCCTCGCTGTTCGTGTCAGGCCTGTCAGACCAGCTCATCCCACCCGTCATGATGAAGCAGCTGTACGAGCTGTCGCCGGCGCGGACTAAACGGCTGGCCATCTTCCCAGAGGGCACGCACAACGACACGTGGCAGTGCCAGGGCTACTTCGCCGCCCTCGAGCAGTTTGTCAAGGACCTGATGAAGAGCCACGCCCACGAGGAGAGCGTCCAGTCCACTGCCAGCGTCACCATCATCTAG
- the LOC120063752 gene encoding tumor necrosis factor ligand superfamily member 13B-like yields the protein MASAGPNPEGGGPASGQESGGRRLSWLVLLLTLAAVTSSSLSALSLYHLLALRAEVEELRSEVFRRREEQQEARHGETMQQMSSRARRSSPDPPHPPDPQPGLSFVRKRSVGTGTENSVSQPCLQMLADSNRKTFQKEFALEPYTGIPWQAGLRRGSALEAESDSILVREEGYYFVYSQVYYMDTTFAMGHVVIRKKRNVVGDEAQHVTLFRCIQNMNPVYPYNTCYTGGIVKLEVGDSVELLIPRSTAKVSLDGDSTFLGAVRLA from the exons ATGGCATCTGCAGGTCCAAATCCCGAGGGTGGTGGACCTGCTTCTGGGCAGGAGTCTGGAGGTCGGAGGCTGTCCTGGCTGGTCCTGCTGCTGACTCTTGCAGCGGTCACCTCCtcgtctctctctgctctgtctctgtaCCACCTGCTGGCCCTTAGGGCCGAGGTTGAGGAGCTCCGGTCAGAGGTCTTCCGCAGGAGAGAGGAGCAACAAGAGGCTAGGCATGGAGAG ACAATGCAGCAGATGAGCAGCAGAGCCAGAAGGAGCAGCCCAGACCCTCCACACCCCCCTGACCCCCAGCCTGGGCTGTCTTTCGTCAGGAAGAGGAGTGTGGGCACAGGAACTGAGAACTCAG TGTCTCAGCCTTGTCTACAGATGCTGGCAGATAGCAACAGGAAAACATTCCAGAAAG AGTTTGCGTTGGAGCCTTACACAGGGATCCCCTGGCAAGCGGGGCTTAGAAGAGGCTCCGCCCTGGAGGCAGAGAGCGACAGCATCCTGGTCAGAGAGGAGGGATACTACTTTGTCTACAGTCAG gTGTACTACATGGATACGACCTTTGCCATGGGTCATGTGGTGATCAGGAAGAAGAGGAACGTGGTGGGAGATGAAGCTCAGCATGTCACATTGTTCCGCTGTATCCAGAACATGAACCCTGTCTACCCATACAACACCTGTTACACAGGAG GTATAGTGAAGCTGGAGGTCGGGGACAGTGTGGAGCTGTTGATCCCTCGCTCTACAGCCAAAGTTTCTCTGGACGGAGACTCCACTTTCCTGGGCGCTGTCAGACTGGCCTGA